GGTTAGGAAAGCTGATACTTCGCCATCCGGTACCGGAGCGTGTTCCGCGTTATCTTGAGCAAACGGGCCGCCTCGGAAATGTTGCCCCGGCTCTTGTCGAGGGCCTCCTGCAGCAAGCGTTTTTCCATCTCGTCGGCCGATAGGCCGAAGGCCAATAGGGAGCCAGGCCGCGGATCGGCCTGTGCGGCGGCCGGGGCGCGGCCCGTCCAGGCGGGGGGGAGATCCTCCAATCCGGCCTCGTCCCGTTTGCAAGTGATGGTGAGCCATTCCACCAAGTTCCGTAGCTCTCGGACGTTGCCGGGCCATTCATATTGCTCCAAGCGCGCCAAGGCCTCGGGGGAAATCCGCCGCAGGGGGGTCCCGCTTTCCCTCCGAGATCGTTCGAGGAAAGCATCGAGCAGGGGACGAATATCCTCAGGCCGTTCGCGGAGCGGAGGGATGTGCAGGTGGCAGACGTTCAAACGATAATAGAGGTCCTCGCGGAACCGCCCCTGTTTGACCAGATCGGGTAACGACTGGTGCGTGGCGGCGATCACGCGGATGTCCACGGTGACGCCTCGCACCGAGCCCAGCGGTTCGACGAGACGGGTTTCCAACACCCGCAGCAGGGTGGCCTGCGCGGTCAGGCTCATTTCGCCGATCTCGTCCAGGAACAGGGTGCCGCGATCGGCGAGTTGAAAGCGACCGGGCTTGGATCGTTTGGCGTCG
The DNA window shown above is from Nitrospira tepida and carries:
- a CDS encoding sigma-54-dependent transcriptional regulator is translated as MRPPLLLIIEDEERMRRLFELVLSPEGYDLRLARNGELGLQLLADTPTPDLIITDLQLGSGMTGMQVLESAKASYPDIPVLIVTGYGTVKSAVEAMQKGAYDYISKPIDNDELKIVVARAIELRRLSQTQRVMYRDLENEYGFDRMISLSPRMAQLKALARDIAKTDATVLITGESGTGKELLARAIHLAGPRSGGPLVAVNCAGIPEHLLESELFGYEKGAFTDAKRSKPGRFQLADRGTLFLDEIGEMSLTAQATLLRVLETRLVEPLGSVRGVTVDIRVIAATHQSLPDLVKQGRFREDLYYRLNVCHLHIPPLRERPEDIRPLLDAFLERSRRESGTPLRRISPEALARLEQYEWPGNVRELRNLVEWLTITCKRDEAGLEDLPPAWTGRAPAAAQADPRPGSLLAFGLSADEMEKRLLQEALDKSRGNISEAARLLKITRNTLRYRMAKYQLS